One genomic region from Terriglobales bacterium encodes:
- a CDS encoding transketolase C-terminal domain-containing protein — MATTAMKATTTKFELKMGKATREAYGEALAEIGRKNPNVIAIDADLAKSTFSATFGKEFPDRFFTVGIAEANMVGIASGLALSGKIPFASSFAVFLVDKGYDQMRMCVAYPHVNAKFVGSHGGISIGEDGPSQQSVEDLALACALPGFVVIHPADEHAARALVHRMAEHNGPCYMRTGRAKAPIVYSASDSFEIGKAKVHGEGRDCAIVACGFEVGYALQAQAQLEEEGIRVRVVDMHTLKPLDEDAVAKAARECGALVTAEEHLLDGGLGARVASAAAKTHPVPIEMVGVRDTYAESATPEQLMEKYGLTAPHIVKAVREVLKRK; from the coding sequence GTGGCGACCACAGCGATGAAAGCGACCACCACCAAATTCGAGCTGAAGATGGGGAAGGCGACGCGCGAGGCGTACGGCGAGGCGCTGGCGGAGATCGGGCGCAAGAACCCGAACGTCATCGCCATCGACGCCGACCTGGCGAAGTCCACCTTCTCGGCGACGTTCGGCAAGGAATTTCCCGACCGCTTCTTCACCGTCGGCATCGCGGAAGCGAACATGGTCGGCATCGCGAGCGGCCTGGCGCTGAGCGGGAAGATCCCGTTCGCGTCGTCGTTCGCGGTCTTCCTGGTGGACAAGGGCTACGACCAGATGCGGATGTGCGTGGCGTATCCGCACGTGAACGCGAAATTCGTGGGATCGCACGGCGGCATCTCGATCGGCGAAGACGGGCCGAGCCAGCAGTCGGTCGAAGACCTGGCGCTGGCGTGCGCGCTGCCGGGATTCGTCGTGATCCATCCGGCCGACGAGCATGCGGCGCGGGCGCTGGTGCACCGCATGGCCGAGCACAACGGGCCGTGCTACATGCGCACCGGTCGCGCGAAGGCGCCCATCGTGTACTCGGCGAGCGACAGCTTCGAGATCGGCAAGGCCAAGGTCCACGGCGAGGGCCGCGACTGCGCCATCGTCGCGTGCGGCTTCGAGGTCGGTTACGCCCTGCAGGCGCAGGCGCAGCTCGAAGAAGAGGGCATCCGCGTGCGCGTGGTGGACATGCACACGCTCAAGCCGCTGGACGAAGACGCGGTTGCCAAGGCGGCGCGCGAGTGCGGCGCCCTCGTCACCGCGGAAGAGCACCTGCTCGATGGCGGACTGGGGGCGCGCGTGGCCTCCGCCGCGGCAAAGACCCATCCGGTGCCGATCGAGATGGTCGGGGTGCGCGATACCTACGCGGAATCGGCGACGCCCGAGCAGCTCATGGAGAAGTACGGGCTGACCGCGCCGCACATCGTGAAAGCGGTCCGCGAGGTCCTGAAGCGGAAGTAG
- a CDS encoding DUF885 domain-containing protein gives MRNLCVFLLALTFCAPLLVAQPHTKEQVDANRKKLDALLKEQWEYVLRTNPEFASILGDKRYNDKLSDFSQKAIDEDLRQTRVFLDKFNSVDTEGFPEQEQLNKRLMVRDLSRQLDNAHFKNWEMPVNQFFGIHLDAPQLVQLLPFDTVKDYEDYIARLKQFPRAFDETMVQMRNGMRDKLMPPKYLLEKIPAQVERITSQKPEDTPFAMPLKKFPASFSDADKQRLSAAVLAAIQDAVMPTYAKFDQFVKEQYAPAGRANEGIWSLPDGDARYRARIKDMTTTGMSPEEVHQLGLREVARIEGEMLEIAKKQGYTDLKSFNAAIEKDPKLRPTSREDILNYYRRYIDQMNAKLPQLFGRMPKAKVEVMPVEQFREKEASGASYNQGTPDGSRPGHIMVNTGDYQDRKIISFESTAYHEGVPGHHMQISIAQELPTLPPFRQQAGYTAYVEGWALYSEKLGKEVGFYQNPYSDYGRLQDEMLRAIRLVVDSGVHYKHWTRQQVVDYFHAHSAQDEPDIQSETDRYIAWPGQALAYKVGALKIAALREKARQELGSQFDIRAYHDEVLGAGALPLDVLEERINAWIQQQKHAAGATHASR, from the coding sequence ATGCGAAACCTGTGTGTCTTTCTGCTCGCCCTGACCTTCTGCGCGCCGCTGCTGGTGGCGCAACCGCACACCAAGGAACAAGTCGACGCCAACCGCAAGAAGCTCGACGCGCTGCTCAAGGAGCAGTGGGAATACGTGCTGCGCACGAACCCCGAGTTCGCGTCCATCCTGGGCGACAAGCGATACAACGACAAGCTGAGCGACTTCTCCCAGAAGGCCATCGACGAAGACCTGCGCCAGACCAGGGTCTTCCTCGACAAGTTCAACTCCGTCGACACCGAAGGCTTCCCCGAGCAGGAGCAGCTGAACAAGCGCCTGATGGTCCGCGACCTCTCGCGCCAGCTCGACAACGCGCACTTCAAGAACTGGGAGATGCCGGTCAACCAGTTCTTCGGCATCCATCTGGACGCGCCGCAACTCGTGCAGCTGCTGCCCTTCGACACCGTGAAGGATTACGAGGACTACATCGCGCGCCTGAAGCAGTTCCCGCGCGCCTTCGACGAGACGATGGTCCAGATGCGCAACGGCATGCGCGACAAGCTGATGCCTCCGAAGTACCTGCTCGAGAAGATCCCGGCGCAGGTGGAGCGCATCACCAGCCAGAAGCCGGAAGACACGCCCTTCGCCATGCCGCTGAAGAAGTTCCCGGCATCTTTCTCCGACGCCGACAAGCAGCGGCTCTCCGCCGCCGTGCTCGCCGCGATCCAGGACGCGGTGATGCCCACGTACGCCAAGTTCGACCAGTTCGTGAAGGAGCAGTACGCCCCAGCCGGGCGAGCGAATGAAGGCATCTGGTCGCTGCCCGACGGCGACGCGCGCTACCGCGCCCGCATCAAGGACATGACCACTACCGGCATGTCGCCCGAGGAAGTCCACCAGCTCGGCTTGCGGGAAGTGGCGCGCATCGAGGGCGAGATGCTCGAGATCGCGAAGAAACAGGGCTACACCGACCTGAAGAGCTTCAACGCTGCGATCGAGAAGGACCCGAAGCTGCGGCCCACGTCGCGCGAGGACATCCTGAACTACTACCGCCGCTACATCGACCAGATGAACGCCAAGCTGCCGCAACTGTTCGGCCGCATGCCGAAGGCGAAGGTCGAGGTGATGCCGGTCGAGCAGTTCCGCGAGAAGGAAGCTTCCGGCGCCTCCTATAACCAGGGCACGCCCGACGGCTCGCGTCCCGGCCACATCATGGTGAACACCGGCGACTACCAGGACCGCAAGATCATCAGCTTCGAGTCCACGGCGTACCACGAAGGCGTGCCGGGTCACCACATGCAGATCTCGATCGCGCAGGAGCTCCCGACGCTCCCGCCGTTCCGGCAGCAAGCCGGCTACACCGCCTACGTCGAGGGCTGGGCGCTCTACTCCGAGAAGCTTGGCAAGGAAGTCGGCTTCTACCAGAATCCCTATTCGGACTACGGCCGCCTGCAGGACGAGATGCTGCGCGCCATCCGGCTGGTCGTGGACTCAGGCGTCCACTACAAGCACTGGACGCGCCAGCAGGTGGTCGACTACTTCCACGCGCACTCGGCGCAGGACGAGCCCGACATCCAGTCGGAGACCGACCGCTACATCGCGTGGCCCGGCCAGGCGCTGGCCTACAAGGTCGGCGCGCTGAAGATCGCGGCGCTGCGCGAGAAGGCGAGGCAGGAGCTGGGCTCGCAGTTCGACATCCGCGCTTATCACGATGAGGTCCTGGGCGCGGGCGCTCTGCCACTCGACGTCCTCGAAGAACGCATCAATGCCTGGATCCAGCAGCAGAAGCACGCCGCCGGCGCCACGCACGCCAGCCGCTAG
- a CDS encoding metallophosphoesterase, with protein MKRLLALVLCLPLLAAAKKPAPPAPAEFKFAISGDSRNCGDVVMPAIAADAREQGVAFYWHLGDLRWGSKIDEDILNAKDRQPPSLEQYQRETAWQDFQQHQLRAWGDTPVFLGIGNHELYGGNTRADFLAAFRPYVNQPAVEALRRNEEPETREPRTYFHWIERGLDLIYLDNASRDQFDAAQMAWFEGVLQRAAANPEVKAVVVGSHAALPHSFGRDHAMDDWELGLTSGERVYRMLLEFKQKTGKPVTVFASHQHFYMPNAFDTPFWKQNGGVLPGYIVGSGGAHRYALPPDAPSGSKTDVYGYLLVTAEASGALELEYREVKEGDVPPEVAARYAPAFVHWCFAGNSDSAAKKKK; from the coding sequence ATGAAGCGACTGTTGGCGCTCGTGCTCTGCCTCCCGCTGCTGGCCGCGGCGAAGAAGCCGGCCCCGCCTGCTCCCGCGGAGTTCAAGTTCGCCATCTCCGGAGATTCGCGCAATTGCGGCGACGTCGTGATGCCCGCCATCGCCGCCGACGCGCGCGAGCAAGGCGTCGCCTTCTATTGGCACCTCGGCGACTTGCGCTGGGGCAGCAAGATCGATGAAGACATCCTGAACGCGAAGGACCGGCAGCCGCCGTCGCTCGAGCAGTATCAGCGCGAGACCGCCTGGCAGGACTTCCAACAGCACCAGCTCAGGGCGTGGGGCGATACTCCCGTCTTCCTCGGCATCGGCAACCACGAACTGTACGGCGGCAACACGCGCGCCGACTTCCTGGCTGCTTTCCGCCCCTACGTGAACCAGCCCGCCGTCGAGGCGCTGCGCCGGAACGAAGAGCCGGAGACGCGCGAACCGAGGACGTACTTCCATTGGATCGAGCGCGGCCTCGACCTGATCTACCTCGACAACGCCAGCCGCGACCAGTTCGACGCCGCGCAGATGGCGTGGTTCGAGGGCGTGCTGCAGCGCGCCGCGGCGAATCCCGAGGTCAAGGCCGTGGTCGTCGGGTCGCATGCGGCCCTGCCGCATTCGTTCGGCAGGGACCACGCCATGGACGACTGGGAGCTTGGCCTGACGAGCGGCGAGCGCGTCTACCGCATGCTGCTCGAGTTCAAGCAGAAGACCGGCAAGCCGGTCACGGTCTTCGCCAGCCATCAGCACTTCTATATGCCCAACGCCTTCGACACGCCCTTCTGGAAGCAGAATGGCGGCGTGCTTCCGGGGTACATCGTCGGGTCCGGCGGAGCGCATCGCTACGCGCTGCCGCCCGACGCGCCTTCCGGCTCGAAGACCGATGTCTACGGCTACCTGCTCGTCACCGCCGAAGCCTCCGGCGCGCTGGAGCTCGAATATCGCGAGGTGAAGGAAGGGGACGTGCCGCCGGAGGTGGCGGCGCGCTACGCGCCGGCATTCGTTCACTGGTGCTTTGCCGGGAACTCCGACTCGGCGGCCAAGAAGAAGAAGTAG
- a CDS encoding response regulator transcription factor, whose translation MTDRIRIAVADDHPIFRDGLRRLLALEPDMEVVGEASDGEEAIAVVGQSAPDILLLDLAMPRGSGLDVLRRLGHAQHGTRLLLLTASIEKPQVVQALRLGARGVVMKDSATQLLIKAVRSVMKGEYWVGRDSVADMLEYLRDNEAHPAAPGAKFRLTPRETDVVAAVVAGYTNRDIAQKFKISEDTVKHHLTNVFDKVGVSNRLELALFAINHKLVDLE comes from the coding sequence ATGACCGACCGCATCCGCATCGCCGTCGCCGACGACCACCCCATCTTCCGCGACGGCCTGCGCCGCCTGCTCGCTCTTGAGCCCGACATGGAAGTGGTGGGCGAGGCGTCCGACGGCGAAGAGGCGATCGCCGTGGTCGGCCAGTCCGCGCCCGACATCCTCTTGCTCGACCTGGCCATGCCGCGCGGCTCTGGCCTGGACGTCCTCCGGAGACTCGGCCACGCCCAGCATGGCACCCGCCTGCTCCTGCTGACCGCGTCGATCGAAAAGCCCCAGGTCGTCCAGGCGCTTCGGCTCGGCGCGCGTGGGGTCGTGATGAAGGACTCCGCCACCCAGTTGCTCATCAAGGCCGTCCGCAGCGTGATGAAGGGCGAATACTGGGTGGGACGCGACAGCGTCGCCGACATGCTGGAGTACCTGCGCGACAATGAGGCGCACCCGGCGGCGCCCGGGGCAAAGTTCCGCCTGACGCCGCGCGAGACCGACGTCGTGGCCGCCGTCGTCGCCGGCTACACCAACAGGGACATCGCTCAGAAGTTCAAGATCAGCGAGGACACGGTCAAGCACCACCTCACCAACGTCTTCGACAAGGTCGGCGTCTCCAACCGGCTGGAATTGGCTCTGTTCGCCATTAACCACAAGCTGGTGGACCTGGAGTGA
- a CDS encoding M15 family metallopeptidase has protein sequence MPLLILLFAGLLGAQEPSEQSFRIMPVRPVAQLRAEALAAKPPVEQGKRKPELVELVNLDPTIKLDIRYASANNFLSTPMYTEARAFLQKPAAAALVRAHRRLKKQGYGLLIHDGYRPWYVTKMFWDATPADKHEFVADPSEGSRHNRGCAVDLSLYDLKTGREVAMPSGYDEMSERSYADYPGGTAEQRRLRDLLRRAMEREGFQVYEQEWWHFDYQDWKKYPILNVPFEKLGSQIAK, from the coding sequence TTGCCCCTCCTGATCCTGCTGTTCGCCGGGCTGCTCGGCGCGCAGGAGCCCTCCGAGCAGTCGTTTCGCATCATGCCGGTGCGGCCGGTCGCGCAGTTGCGCGCCGAGGCGCTGGCGGCGAAGCCTCCGGTGGAGCAAGGGAAGCGCAAGCCGGAGCTGGTCGAACTGGTGAACCTCGACCCGACGATCAAGCTCGACATCCGCTACGCCAGCGCCAACAACTTCTTGAGCACACCGATGTACACGGAGGCGCGCGCGTTCCTGCAAAAGCCGGCGGCCGCCGCGCTGGTGCGCGCGCATCGCCGACTGAAGAAGCAGGGCTACGGTCTGCTCATCCACGACGGCTACCGGCCGTGGTACGTGACGAAAATGTTCTGGGACGCGACGCCGGCGGACAAGCACGAGTTCGTCGCCGACCCGAGCGAGGGCTCCCGCCACAATCGCGGATGCGCCGTCGACCTGTCGCTCTACGACCTGAAGACCGGGCGCGAGGTCGCCATGCCGAGCGGCTACGACGAGATGAGCGAGCGCTCTTACGCCGACTACCCGGGCGGCACCGCCGAGCAGCGCCGCCTGCGCGACCTGCTGCGCCGCGCCATGGAGCGCGAAGGCTTCCAGGTCTACGAGCAGGAGTGGTGGCACTTCGACTACCAGGACTGGAAGAAGTACCCCATCCTCAACGTTCCCTTCGAAAAGCTTGGCAGCCAGATCGCGAAGTAA
- a CDS encoding ABC transporter ATP-binding protein, with protein MPQLLDSPAVAVRNVSRHYPMGQTVVRALENVSLEVGAGEFVALLGSSGSGKSTLLNLIGGLDRPSSGSITVMARDLARLSSKELAAYRRNTVGMIFQSFNLVPSMTLAENVELPMRFAEVERKRRGELVRQALERVGLADRATHRPSELSGGEQQRGSIARALVNRPALLLADEPTGNLDSHTGAEIMNLVQGLNRDGMTVVLVTHERALADRYASRQIFLSDGRLSAHPVAAAEAEEVAP; from the coding sequence ATGCCTCAGCTCCTAGACAGCCCAGCCGTCGCCGTCCGCAATGTCTCCCGGCACTACCCAATGGGCCAAACGGTGGTGCGCGCGCTCGAGAACGTCAGCCTGGAGGTCGGCGCGGGCGAGTTCGTCGCGCTGCTCGGCAGCTCGGGCTCGGGGAAATCGACCCTTCTGAACCTGATCGGCGGGCTGGACCGCCCGAGCTCCGGCTCGATCACCGTGATGGCGCGGGACCTCGCCCGGCTGAGCTCGAAAGAGCTGGCCGCGTACCGGCGGAACACCGTCGGGATGATCTTCCAGTCGTTCAACCTCGTGCCTTCGATGACGCTGGCGGAGAACGTGGAGCTGCCGATGCGGTTCGCCGAGGTCGAGCGGAAGCGGCGGGGCGAGCTGGTGCGCCAGGCGCTGGAGCGCGTGGGGCTGGCCGACCGCGCGACGCACCGCCCGAGCGAGCTTTCCGGAGGCGAGCAGCAGCGCGGCTCCATCGCGCGCGCGCTGGTGAACCGGCCGGCGTTATTGCTGGCGGACGAGCCGACCGGCAATCTCGACAGCCACACCGGCGCCGAGATCATGAACCTGGTGCAAGGGCTGAACCGCGACGGCATGACCGTCGTCCTCGTCACGCATGAGCGCGCGCTCGCCGACCGCTACGCGAGCCGCCAGATATTCCTCTCCGACGGCCGGCTTTCGGCGCATCCGGTGGCCGCGGCCGAGGCCGAGGAGGTGGCGCCATGA
- a CDS encoding sensor histidine kinase, whose protein sequence is MRSSFAIAHDPLSPASIDARQERQLATARLTLTAASLLAIYLDPTEPVRYAHLAYGLLLVYSAWSIALFLLTWRLPALTRFRAYFHTVDIVWAATISLFTDGPNSPFFLFFVFALLAAAYRWGMRETLLTVSAVIGILGAEAALLAFHLTPFVVGEFEVNRFIMRATYALILAVLMGYLAEAQARERRTTALALERSRIARDLHDGPLQSLLAIEVRLDVLRRLANSGVPEREIAALQEVVREQAVTLREVMHELKPAPADPQQLNEQIGNLAYRFENETGIAVDCAVELDEDPLAPRLCAELLRIVQEALVNIRKHSHATHVVVRLGTYDGGLRLIIDDDGRGFPFQGRLDHHDLLDSRKGPIMIKERVAAIGGRMAIQSSARGARIEVTFDRSRQGVTA, encoded by the coding sequence TTGCGCAGTTCCTTTGCCATTGCCCACGACCCTTTGTCGCCCGCCTCCATCGACGCGCGGCAGGAGCGGCAGCTCGCCACGGCACGGCTGACACTGACGGCCGCCTCGCTCCTGGCTATCTATCTTGATCCCACCGAGCCGGTGCGCTACGCCCATCTCGCCTACGGCTTGCTGTTGGTCTACAGCGCTTGGAGCATCGCGCTCTTCCTGCTGACGTGGCGCCTGCCGGCCCTGACGCGCTTTCGCGCATACTTTCACACGGTGGACATCGTGTGGGCCGCGACCATCAGCCTGTTCACCGATGGGCCCAATAGCCCTTTCTTCTTGTTCTTCGTCTTCGCCCTGCTGGCGGCAGCCTATCGCTGGGGCATGCGCGAGACGCTGCTGACAGTCTCTGCCGTGATCGGGATCCTGGGCGCCGAGGCCGCGTTGCTCGCCTTCCACCTCACGCCTTTCGTAGTAGGTGAATTCGAAGTCAACCGTTTCATCATGCGCGCCACCTACGCGCTCATCCTCGCGGTCTTGATGGGATACCTGGCCGAGGCGCAGGCGCGGGAACGGCGCACGACGGCCTTGGCCCTGGAACGCTCCCGCATCGCGCGCGACTTGCACGACGGCCCCCTGCAGTCGCTGCTGGCGATCGAGGTCCGGCTCGACGTCCTGCGCAGGCTGGCGAACAGCGGCGTCCCGGAGCGCGAGATCGCCGCGCTGCAGGAGGTGGTCCGCGAGCAAGCGGTCACGTTGCGTGAGGTGATGCACGAACTCAAACCCGCGCCCGCAGACCCCCAACAGCTCAACGAACAGATCGGCAACCTGGCCTACCGCTTCGAGAACGAGACCGGCATCGCCGTCGATTGCGCGGTCGAACTCGATGAGGACCCGCTGGCGCCTCGCTTGTGCGCCGAGCTCCTGCGCATCGTGCAGGAAGCGCTCGTCAACATCCGCAAGCACAGCCATGCGACGCACGTCGTGGTGCGGCTCGGCACCTACGACGGCGGCCTCCGGCTGATCATCGACGACGATGGCCGCGGCTTCCCCTTCCAGGGCCGCCTCGACCACCACGACCTGTTGGACAGCCGCAAGGGACCCATCATGATCAAGGAGCGCGTGGCCGCGATCGGCGGACGGATGGCGATCCAGTCGAGCGCGCGCGGCGCCAGGATCGAGGTCACGTTCGACCGCAGTCGCCAGGGAGTCACCGCATGA
- a CDS encoding transketolase, whose amino-acid sequence MKNVESVEELKQIARALRVDIVKMIGSAGSGHPGGSLSEVEVLTALFWRVLRHDPKNPGWRDRDRFILSKGHGCPALYAAYARAGYIDPKLLSTLRKLGSPLQGHPDKRMLPVLEASTGSLGQGVSIGIGCAMAAKLDQLDYHTFVMLGDGESQEGQVWEAAMFAPFHKLNNLTVIVDNNKQQLDDWTDTILSLKPFAEKWEAFGWNVVEIDGHDFAQVIPALENARHNKTEKPTCVIANTVKGKGVSFMENNIKWHGVAPKPEEVEAALKELEAQPV is encoded by the coding sequence ATGAAGAACGTCGAGTCGGTCGAGGAACTGAAGCAGATCGCGCGCGCCCTGCGCGTGGACATCGTGAAGATGATCGGCTCGGCCGGCTCGGGACATCCCGGCGGCTCGTTGAGCGAAGTGGAAGTGCTGACCGCGCTGTTCTGGCGCGTGCTGCGGCACGATCCCAAGAACCCTGGCTGGCGCGACCGCGACCGCTTCATCCTGTCGAAGGGGCACGGGTGCCCGGCGCTCTACGCCGCGTACGCGCGTGCGGGCTACATCGATCCGAAGCTGCTGAGCACGCTGCGCAAGCTGGGCTCGCCGCTGCAAGGGCATCCCGACAAGCGCATGCTGCCGGTGCTGGAGGCCTCGACCGGCTCGCTCGGACAGGGCGTCTCGATCGGCATCGGTTGCGCGATGGCGGCGAAGCTCGACCAGCTCGACTACCACACCTTCGTGATGCTCGGCGACGGCGAGTCGCAGGAGGGCCAGGTGTGGGAGGCGGCGATGTTCGCGCCCTTCCACAAGCTGAACAACCTGACCGTCATCGTCGACAACAACAAGCAGCAGCTCGACGACTGGACCGATACCATCCTCTCGCTGAAGCCGTTCGCCGAGAAGTGGGAGGCGTTCGGATGGAACGTGGTGGAGATCGACGGACACGACTTCGCCCAGGTCATCCCGGCGCTCGAGAACGCGCGCCACAACAAGACCGAAAAGCCCACCTGCGTCATCGCGAATACGGTGAAGGGCAAGGGCGTGTCGTTCATGGAGAACAACATCAAGTGGCATGGCGTGGCGCCGAAACCGGAAGAGGTCGAGGCCGCGCTAAAAGAACTGGAAGCCCAACCCGTCTAA
- a CDS encoding GAF domain-containing protein — MKRYQSARAVLAAVEKALAGSKPGVLATPFEDVLGILYEGRHYFWIGIYLVVGREVRRQAFRGPVPPCHTFAFGKGNVGTTGERGITKVIADVSQDPTYSMCFLETKSEIVVPIKIAGRTLGVIDAESDQPNAFGAEDRVLLERVARLLAKFLTSKGKYVVRKAREADERAGKTRAGVQKDEKHAPASEKSQVSRKAAAGESPRA; from the coding sequence GTGAAACGCTATCAGTCTGCGCGCGCGGTGTTGGCGGCGGTCGAGAAGGCGCTGGCCGGATCCAAGCCAGGCGTGCTCGCGACGCCGTTCGAGGACGTCCTCGGGATCCTCTACGAGGGACGCCATTACTTCTGGATCGGGATCTACCTGGTCGTCGGGCGCGAAGTGCGCCGGCAGGCATTCCGCGGCCCGGTGCCGCCGTGTCACACCTTCGCCTTCGGCAAAGGGAACGTGGGGACGACGGGCGAGCGCGGCATCACCAAGGTCATCGCCGACGTCTCGCAAGACCCGACCTACTCGATGTGCTTTCTCGAGACGAAGTCGGAGATCGTGGTGCCGATCAAGATCGCGGGACGCACGCTCGGGGTGATCGACGCCGAGAGCGACCAGCCGAACGCCTTCGGCGCAGAAGACCGCGTGTTGCTGGAGCGCGTCGCGAGGCTGCTGGCGAAGTTCCTGACGTCGAAAGGGAAGTACGTGGTGCGCAAGGCGCGCGAGGCGGACGAGCGCGCCGGCAAGACGAGAGCCGGCGTCCAGAAAGATGAGAAGCACGCGCCGGCGAGCGAGAAGTCGCAGGTGAGCCGCAAGGCCGCCGCCGGGGAGAGCCCGCGCGCATGA
- a CDS encoding ABC transporter permease, translating into MMAYDMLELAGRNLKESKLRNLLTTAGIAVGVASLVALLSLGIGLQAWANRNLNRSGIFETVAVFSKRDFMSFDSDERRQEKTKSNENARALDGAARAAISKLPNVVEVYPEMRFQTEAVFDGRSQFSTVAGLPMSAKESDAFDDAQGKFFSGPEADEAVLQEDFAKRISPNGSPLGKQLTLRYAERSALDDGAQEQGFSVLRRERTFTIVGIVKQEPYGGWRNFARGRIFIPVNIAEKMNVLQPSTLRDAVSSGGKPSYISLLVRVKNPKDAQAVQEAIKKMGFTTWSALDASKGMRRFFLALDLFLIIFGSLGVAVASLGIINTLVMAILERRREIGIMKAIGASDADVQSLFFAEAAAMGMAGGALGVVLGWAIGRVINLGTNWWFARQELPPENFWLVPWWLVAAAIFMAVLVSLISGLYPAARAAKLDPVQALRYE; encoded by the coding sequence ATGATGGCTTACGACATGCTCGAGCTGGCGGGGCGCAACCTGAAGGAATCGAAGCTGCGCAATCTGCTGACGACCGCGGGCATCGCGGTGGGCGTGGCCTCGCTGGTGGCGCTGCTCTCGCTCGGCATCGGGCTGCAGGCGTGGGCGAACCGCAACCTGAACCGCTCCGGCATCTTCGAGACGGTCGCGGTGTTCTCCAAGCGCGACTTCATGAGCTTCGACAGCGACGAGCGGCGTCAGGAGAAGACCAAGTCCAACGAGAATGCGCGGGCGCTCGACGGCGCCGCGCGCGCCGCGATCTCGAAGCTGCCCAACGTGGTCGAAGTCTATCCCGAGATGCGCTTCCAGACAGAAGCCGTGTTCGACGGGCGCTCGCAGTTCTCCACCGTCGCGGGCCTGCCGATGTCCGCCAAGGAGAGCGACGCGTTCGACGACGCGCAGGGCAAGTTCTTTTCCGGACCGGAAGCGGATGAGGCGGTGCTGCAGGAGGATTTCGCGAAGCGCATCTCGCCCAACGGCTCGCCCCTCGGGAAGCAGCTCACGCTGCGTTATGCCGAGCGCAGCGCGCTCGACGACGGCGCGCAGGAGCAGGGCTTCTCCGTACTGCGCCGCGAGCGGACCTTCACCATCGTCGGCATCGTGAAGCAGGAACCCTACGGCGGCTGGCGGAACTTCGCGCGCGGCCGCATCTTCATCCCGGTGAACATCGCGGAGAAGATGAATGTGCTGCAGCCTTCCACGCTGCGCGACGCGGTCTCGAGCGGCGGCAAGCCGAGCTACATCAGCCTGCTGGTGCGGGTGAAGAATCCGAAGGACGCGCAGGCGGTGCAGGAGGCGATCAAGAAGATGGGCTTCACCACCTGGTCGGCGCTGGACGCCAGCAAAGGCATGCGGCGGTTCTTCCTCGCGCTCGACCTGTTCCTGATCATCTTCGGCTCGCTCGGGGTGGCGGTGGCGTCGCTCGGCATCATCAACACGCTGGTGATGGCGATCCTGGAGCGGCGGCGCGAGATCGGCATCATGAAAGCCATCGGCGCCAGCGACGCCGACGTGCAGAGCCTGTTCTTCGCCGAGGCGGCCGCCATGGGCATGGCCGGCGGCGCGCTCGGCGTGGTGCTCGGCTGGGCCATCGGGCGCGTGATCAACCTCGGCACCAACTGGTGGTTCGCGCGCCAGGAACTGCCGCCGGAAAACTTCTGGCTGGTGCCGTGGTGGCTGGTGGCCGCCGCCATCTTCATGGCGGTGCTGGTGAGCCTGATCTCCGGGCTGTATCCCGCGGCGCGCGCGGCGAAACTCGATCCCGTGCAGGCGCTGCGCTACGAATGA
- a CDS encoding PilZ domain-containing protein, translating into MDKLVQKQTTASDAKTRRWGRYKVEVRVKVVLANRGAVYGQGSDISEGGMALFIPTELEVGQTIKAELTLPYCREKVGLRGVIRNRAGFRYGVEFSVLSDHEKILIQRVCHALSMVQ; encoded by the coding sequence ATGGATAAGCTCGTCCAGAAGCAGACGACCGCCTCCGACGCGAAGACGAGGCGGTGGGGCCGGTACAAGGTCGAGGTGCGGGTGAAGGTGGTGCTTGCCAACCGCGGCGCGGTGTATGGGCAGGGCTCGGACATCAGCGAGGGCGGCATGGCGCTGTTCATCCCCACGGAACTCGAGGTGGGGCAGACGATCAAGGCGGAGCTGACCCTGCCGTATTGCCGCGAGAAAGTGGGACTGCGCGGGGTGATCCGCAACCGCGCCGGCTTCCGCTACGGCGTGGAGTTCAGCGTGCTCAGCGACCACGAGAAGATCCTCATCCAGAGGGTCTGCCACGCGCTTTCCATGGTGCAATAG